From a single Streptomyces sp. NBC_00377 genomic region:
- a CDS encoding acyl-CoA dehydrogenase, with protein MSETITYAPGQAPGATAADPDHRVRAAALERLVGPAGDPGNPLGAAAVLAADERGELSAEGERLLAGYGLNAEFVPRALGGRFTQADGLAHLMRTVFRRDCSLGIGYGVTSFIAGLPVWASGSAAQQRRAADILLSGGRIVAAYTELAHGSDFSRVGLTATPAPEGLRLRGGKQLVNNVARAEAAVVFARTGAEPGSRSHSHLLVDLDRLPAGAVRRDVRYPTSGVRGCLLGGIEFDDCPVPADSVLGAPGDAMETVLRAFQVTRSVLPGMVVGVGDTQLRAVLGFGLGRRLYGRPVAELPYARATLVGAFADLLVSDALATVGARSLHLLPGETSVQSAAVKYLVPKLLQESSYRLSVLLGARSYVRTGPYTVFQKAARDLPVVALAHAGSAVCQATIVPQLPRLAARGWFRPGAAPPAALFRPGDPLPPLDLGRLELNARGQDTLSRAVTDTEYDDPRVDALARLFAGELRGIARRAAELPPRDRTVLASRRGFLLADRYAHVLAAAACLGVWQHGAGPHRDPAWVICALHRLADRLGLKPGPPPRDAAEELHAELLHRHEEHRTFDLIRAPLA; from the coding sequence ATGAGCGAGACGATCACGTACGCGCCCGGGCAGGCGCCCGGGGCGACCGCGGCCGACCCGGACCACCGGGTGCGCGCCGCCGCCCTTGAACGCCTCGTCGGGCCCGCCGGTGACCCCGGGAACCCGCTGGGCGCCGCCGCCGTGCTCGCCGCGGACGAACGCGGCGAACTCTCCGCAGAGGGCGAGCGGCTGCTCGCCGGATACGGCCTGAACGCCGAGTTCGTGCCGCGCGCCCTGGGCGGCCGCTTCACGCAGGCCGACGGGCTCGCCCACCTGATGCGCACCGTCTTCCGGCGCGACTGCTCCCTCGGCATCGGCTACGGCGTCACCAGCTTCATCGCCGGACTGCCCGTCTGGGCGTCGGGCTCCGCCGCCCAGCAGCGACGGGCCGCCGACATCCTGCTCTCTGGCGGCCGCATCGTCGCCGCGTACACCGAACTCGCCCACGGCAGCGACTTCTCCCGCGTCGGCCTCACCGCCACCCCCGCGCCCGAGGGCCTGCGGCTGCGGGGCGGCAAGCAGCTCGTGAACAACGTCGCGCGGGCCGAGGCCGCCGTGGTGTTCGCCCGCACCGGCGCCGAGCCGGGCAGCCGCAGCCACTCCCACCTCCTCGTCGACCTCGACCGGCTGCCCGCCGGCGCGGTGCGCCGCGACGTCCGCTACCCGACGTCGGGCGTCCGCGGCTGCCTCCTCGGCGGTATCGAGTTCGACGACTGCCCGGTGCCCGCCGACTCCGTTCTCGGCGCGCCCGGCGACGCCATGGAGACCGTGCTGCGCGCCTTCCAGGTGACCCGCAGTGTGCTGCCCGGCATGGTCGTCGGCGTCGGCGACACCCAGTTGCGGGCCGTGCTCGGCTTCGGGCTCGGACGCCGGCTCTACGGCCGTCCCGTCGCCGAACTCCCCTACGCGCGCGCCACGTTGGTGGGCGCCTTCGCCGACCTCCTGGTGAGCGACGCGCTGGCCACGGTCGGCGCCCGCTCGCTGCATCTGCTGCCGGGCGAGACCAGCGTGCAGTCCGCCGCCGTGAAGTACCTGGTGCCCAAGCTGCTCCAGGAGTCCTCCTACCGGCTCTCGGTGCTGCTCGGCGCCCGCAGCTATGTCCGCACCGGCCCGTACACCGTCTTCCAGAAGGCCGCCCGCGACCTGCCCGTGGTGGCGCTCGCGCATGCCGGCAGCGCCGTCTGCCAGGCCACGATCGTGCCGCAGCTGCCGCGGCTCGCGGCTCGTGGCTGGTTCCGGCCCGGCGCCGCGCCCCCCGCCGCCCTGTTCCGCCCCGGCGACCCGCTGCCGCCCCTGGACCTCGGCAGGCTGGAACTCAACGCGCGCGGCCAGGACACCCTCAGCCGGGCCGTCACCGACACCGAGTACGACGACCCCCGGGTGGACGCCCTGGCCCGGCTGTTCGCCGGCGAACTGCGGGGCATCGCGCGCCGCGCCGCCGAACTGCCGCCCCGGGACCGCACGGTGCTCGCCTCGCGCCGGGGGTTCCTGCTCGCCGACCGGTACGCGCACGTGCTCGCCGCCGCGGCCTGTCTCGGCGTGTGGCAGCACGGCGCCGGCCCGCACCGCGATCCGGCCTGGGTGATCTGCGCCCTGCACCGGCTCGCCGACCGTCTCGGCCTGAAGCCGGGGCCGCCGCCCCGGGACGCGGCCGAGGAGCTCCACGCGGAGCTGCTCCACCGTCACGAAGAACACCGCACCTTCGACCTCATCCGCGCGCCGCTCGCCTGA
- a CDS encoding acyl carrier protein, whose product MSLASTGPTASGTVSAADIRGWLVERIAFYLECSREEIDEGAPLVDIGLDSVYALTLCGDVEDRFGLAVEPTMAWDHPTVDAITAHLTQELARQ is encoded by the coding sequence ATGTCCCTTGCGTCCACCGGCCCCACCGCGTCCGGCACCGTCTCCGCCGCCGACATCCGCGGCTGGCTCGTCGAACGGATCGCCTTCTACCTGGAGTGCTCCCGCGAGGAGATCGACGAGGGCGCGCCGCTGGTCGACATCGGCCTCGACTCGGTCTACGCGCTCACCCTGTGCGGCGACGTCGAGGACCGCTTCGGGCTCGCCGTCGAACCGACCATGGCCTGGGACCACCCGACGGTCGACGCGATCACCGCACACCTCACGCAAGAGCTGGCCAGGCAGTGA